The stretch of DNA tatgtaattagtttttttttgccCATGAGATATATTATGAATTCAATGCGACTGTCATGCGAGTGAGAGGTTTTGCTGGCTATGAAGCCAGGTTTAATCTACTAttatctacaaaagaaaatgcttGCACCatcagtcaggaatatgacagttgttattcattcgtttgatgtgtttgagcttttgattttgccattgattttggacttttcgttttgaattttcctgtgagttcagtatttttaaaattttaattttatgcatAGTTTCGTGTATGTGATctttttataatgtattttttaagtttaagaaaCGGGGAAAACCAATGCAGGAAAAAATTAATGCTCCTTCACGAAAAAACAGATAACGTCTTTATGCCTAGAACGACAGAATAAACATAAACACTGAAACGTCgactatatatctatatttaaaatatacataaCAATTATTTTTCACGGAAACAATTGTAGTCATCATAGATCATCTGAAGATATGATTTGATTGAACATCAGTGAAATATTTAAATGTGAGACGAGATTATTTTATTCCACAAATGACTGTCAACTGCATGACCtgttggttaaatttgaattCGCTGACATGCTTCTACTAATTGATTGCACACATATTGTGATTAATAATAAGTAGATACTGTTACCTTTTGTTCTGATTTTACTTTCTCCATCGAGGTAAAGCCAGGTATTATCGTTGGAGTTAATGAAGGGGCGGACAGGGATGCCGAATTTCTGTATGTACCCATTTGTCAGGTAGTGATTTGGTGGGATTCTCATTGCTCCACctgcaaatgaaataaaagattcCCTGATACCTTCAACGGGTCAATCTAAATAGTTTTGCCATGCGCCCTTAACTAACAATAACCGGAACAAGAGTCAGACCACCAATtcactccctcaaatttagaactatgtaaaagtagccctattCTGATACAAAATCGTGCTTTtggtgtcattgtttacttaaaaaaccaaggagatcatataacctccttgaaataataaacaaatttgcAGATATTAAACTGTTTGTGAAAGACAACAACATTTagacttaagcaacacgacgggtgccacatgtggagcaggatctgcttacccttccggagcacctgcgatcacccctagtttttggtggggttcgtgttgctaattctttagttttctatgttgtgtcatgtgtactattgtttgtctgtttgtctttttcatttttagccatggcgttgtcagtttattttcgatttatgagtttgactgtccctctggtatctttcgtccctcttttataccatTTTAGGCCAAACGTCGTTACTTATCTGTcagtttgcatttaaaattgataatCAATGCGTTCCATAgcatactaatttaagatttccagaaaacagGAATTATTTTTCGTAATATTTGTCTTCCGAAAGACAATTCTTTTTTAGAAGACTTTACACATGTGATTAAATTGGCATGTAGGCAGGTGATACATGCAACATGAACATTGGTAATGAATCATAGTTGTCTACATCAggagaaaatataaacaaatgaaaaatagattTTGACCAGATAAACTAATATACTTCAGACAATTCCGTGTCTTTCAATGCATCCAACCATAAATATGACAAAACATGTAGCCGACGATTATTTATTGCATGGTATCCTATGTAAAAATATTGGGCATATATTTACCTTCAGCATGCAGACCATCTGAGAATCCACCACGAAGAGTCTTCGTTCTTCCACCTACTCTGTGTTGTAACTCAAGTATTTGTGTCTGAAAAATGTAATttcactgacaatgacaaagttatatatatacttaacccatcaacaccaacacatTGACAAGTGAATAAACTATGAGCCTTTattaaaaagtcaataaaacttAGGACAAGGGACCTTTAAT from Mytilus galloprovincialis chromosome 2, xbMytGall1.hap1.1, whole genome shotgun sequence encodes:
- the LOC143064886 gene encoding L-amino acid oxidase-like, translating into MFEGNEVKQGLSGKSVLIVGAGVAGLSAAFELEKVGHSTQILELQHRVGGRTKTLRGGFSDGLHAEGGAMRIPPNHYLTNGYIQKFGIPVRPFINSNDNTWLYLDGESKIRTKE